A segment of the Desulfitobacterium dehalogenans ATCC 51507 genome:
AATTGCCAGACAAAATTCCATCTATTTTGATAAAGAGGCCCAAGAAGAGGACGTGCTTATACCTGAGGAAGAAGAGAGAGCTGGCATGATCATCTATATGGCTGAAATCGATAATCGCGCAATAGGAAAGGTTCATTTGGATATTAGCTCTAATGTTGGGGGTATTTACGGTTTAGGAGTGCTTCCGGAGAATCGCCGCAAAGGATACGGAAGAGGTATTCTTGCATCGGCTATCCATGAGCTAAAACAGAGAAACTTTAAAGACATAATGCTTCAAGTCAATGTCAAGAATGAAAATGCTCTTGATCTATATCATTCATGTGGTTTTGAGGTCGCTTCAACCATGGATTATTATGAGTTAAAAAAGTGAACATAAGTTAAAAGACCGAGGTCGATGCCTCGGTCTTCCTGCTTACTCTTCATCGACTTCTATGGGCTTGACACTTAAACCAATTTCATTAAGTTTAGCTTTAACTTCTATGTTAACGGTCATTTTTTCAAATTCTTTCTCCCAGTTTTCTTTAAGCTCCTGATATTCCTGGGGGAACTTGCGGTGGAATTCCAAACCAAATTTAAAGATGTCGACTCCTAAAGTTTGGGCCTTTTCCAGGGCCGCATTGATCTCCTCCCTAATCACTTCGGCTTGCCGATTCTCCAGTCTCTTGAAGTTCTCAGGGGTAGCCATGTTTATTGAAGACATCTGTTCGCCAAGATTGCCGAGCTCTTCGACGTGAACAGTCATGGTTGGCTTGCCATCTATAAAATCCGGCTTTAACTTGCTGGAGGCATTGATGATTTCTAAGGCTACTTTTTTTGATTCATCATCAGGAGATTCCACGACGATAACCCCGCTTTTTACTTTTCCAATAATCCAGAGAAGTCCACGAGTTTCTTTTTCGTTGAACCAGCCAATAAGCTTATCCTCTTTAAATACTGCGGTATCAGAGAGTTTAACAATTTTCTTTTTACTGTCTGGGAGTTCTACCAACTCTAAGCCGGCAACAAAGGGAGCCGTTGTTTCATTCGATAAGGCTTTCATGACATCAAGGAGGGTAGTTTTTGCAGCTTTTGAAGTCAAATCTGTTGCCTCGGCTAAGTTCTCAAGAGCTTTGGCGGGGTCTTTTTCTTGTTCACTATCCGCTTCGATAAATTGTTGAGCCTTTCCCCGGACGACAAAAACAAAGCTAAGTTCCCGAAAGTCAACCCTTCGAATGTACATATCAAGGAGAGGCGTAATTCCTGATTTTGCTGCCTCTTCGCCGATAATTATAATCTTATTGCGACCAAAGAAGGATTTGCGACTAATCCGATCGCGTCCGTTACGAAGAGCTTCAAATAGAGTTCTTCCGGTAGTGGTTACAACCCAAAAGGCTTTTTCCTCTCCGCCACCACTGCTGCTTTTTTGTAAGCTGCTCTTCATGGAGGCCGGTTTAGCCATCTGCAGAGAAACCTGGACCTGACCATCTTCCAATTGATCGATACCCAAAGCGTGAGAGATGGAGAGGGTATTTAATTCTCTCCGATCCCAACAGCCGGGCAGGGTGAGAGTAAGAAAAATACAAAGAAGACAGAAGATTGCTCGAAGTTTCATGAACGATAGTCTCCTTGCTTACGGACTATGGCAGTGAGGAGCAGGAAGAGAGGAATAATAAAGATAAAGGGCATGGTATACCAGGGATAGATTTCAAATGAATTGAATTCCTTAAGTTCAATAATATTCTTGCCTAACATTGTGGACATCGGAATGATGATAGAAACCAGAGGAAGTAAGAGTGGTTTATAAGCTTTCAGCTGGAAAACCTGGCTTATCCCCAGGGCTGTCACATAAAGATAAAGGGATAGTTTTATAAACAATCCTAATATCCAAAAGGCGACATGAATAGATTCCACACGCTCGACAAAATTCCCTAATTGGATGAGCCGCACTGCGTTATAGAAGGGGTAGGTCAGGTTTTTAGCCAAGTCATCCCCGAAAAGTGCAATGACTGTGGTGGTTAGCATAAAGATAAACACCTCCAACAATAAGGGAAATAGAAGGTACACGGTTTTTAGCTTACTTCGGTCATTGAGAAAAGGCAAAATTACTGCCATGGCAATGATCTCAATCATTGTGGACACTAAATAGAGCCCTGAAAAAAACGAGGGGAAAAACCCGCTTTCCAAAAAAGGGGAAAGTTCTTTGGGATCCATATCTTTAATGAGAGATAGGACGACAATCAAAAGAGTAAACATGATGATGGGAGCGATTAGTTCGGAAAGACGTCCTAAGTTCTCGATGCCTTTATAGGCGGCATAAGCGGCTAAAAGAAGCAAAGTGATTCTGAAAAAAAGGGGAGGGGTAAGAACCATCACCACAGTCGTTAGGAACTCTGAGAAATGACTTATGGAAAGGGCACTATTATGAATAAAGAAAAGAATATAGAGGATTCCTATCAGTTTGCCTCCCTTACCGAGGATAGTATCTGTGTATTCAAAAAAAGTCTGGTTGGGGAAGCGCTTGGCTAAAAAATAGAAAGGGAAAGCCGCAAGCAAGTATACCGGGAAAGTCGTTAAACAGCTGAGCCAAATATCCTGATTTCCGGGGGGCATGACAAAAATAGAAAGAAAAGCAATCCAAGTAATGGCTCTGCCGATAAATAGGAGCAGAATCATCTGTTTTGCGCTTATTTTACCGCCTTCCAACATGCCATAAGCCTCCCATCAATGACCTTAGAAGTTAGGATATGAAGAACCGAATGATAGCCTGAATTCCTTTATTGGGATTGGGCAAGTCTGCCCCTATGACCTGGAGAAAAGAAAGAATGAACCCTATAAAGAGAAGAAGAGAGGAGGCGATGAGCTCAGGCCATTGCTTTTTGCGCACAAGTTTCGGCGTTTGAATAAGACCAATAACTATAAAGACAGTAATTATGGCTATGACTTTCATTTTTCTCCCTCACTTTATTCCATTCTTTCGCTGTTCAAAGGTTCCGAGCTGAGACCGATTAGATTAAGTTGCACGGATACATCAAGTTTTACTTCTATTTCAGGAAAGAGTTCGTCCCAATCTTGCTCAAGTTCTGTCCACTCCTGAGGATACTTGCGATGAAACTCTTCTCCGAATTTGAAGATATCGCCCCCCCATTTTTGGGCTTTGACAATGGCAGTCATAATTTCTTCTTCAACGATGGCGGCCGCTCTTTTTTCTAACTCAGCGAAGTTTTCGGGAGATGTCAGATTCACAGATGACATCTGTTCGGTTAGATTTCCTTCTACTTTGACTTTGATAGTCATACGAAGGATACTATCAGTAATTTCAGGTTTTAACCTGGCAATGGATTTAATCACATCAAGGCTTACAGCCTTATCTTCATCCAGAGGAGATTCCACCACAATAGTTGCACTTTTAACCTCGTTCAATACCCAAAGGGCTCCTCGTGCTTCAAAAGGATCAAACCACCCGACGAGCCGGTCCTTTTTAAATACTGCCGTATTGTCCAGAACAATCATATCTGTGAACGTACTGTCTTTGTTTTCTTTATGAATTTTAATACCTGGGAGGATGGGACTGGTGGTTTTGTTTTCCAAAGCAGATAACAAATCGATCAGATAGCGC
Coding sequences within it:
- a CDS encoding Ger(x)C family spore germination protein translates to MKKCLCLALCFLLPVNLLLGCWDRNELSTLAIVQAIGIDMMEDGRISLSTQILKPGALKSGSEKSIWVATSTGETLFDAVRNASLQTDRRLFFPHNKAIIISEETAKKGLVPLFDFLMRDVEVRDLTYVFVAKGKAVDILKGEHEQETNPSKAIENLAETSVLASILPKRYLIDLLSALENKTTSPILPGIKIHKENKDSTFTDMIVLDNTAVFKKDRLVGWFDPFEARGALWVLNEVKSATIVVESPLDEDKAVSLDVIKSIARLKPEITDSILRMTIKVKVEGNLTEQMSSVNLTSPENFAELEKRAAAIVEEEIMTAIVKAQKWGGDIFKFGEEFHRKYPQEWTELEQDWDELFPEIEVKLDVSVQLNLIGLSSEPLNSERME
- a CDS encoding GerAB/ArcD/ProY family transporter gives rise to the protein MLEGGKISAKQMILLLFIGRAITWIAFLSIFVMPPGNQDIWLSCLTTFPVYLLAAFPFYFLAKRFPNQTFFEYTDTILGKGGKLIGILYILFFIHNSALSISHFSEFLTTVVMVLTPPLFFRITLLLLAAYAAYKGIENLGRLSELIAPIIMFTLLIVVLSLIKDMDPKELSPFLESGFFPSFFSGLYLVSTMIEIIAMAVILPFLNDRSKLKTVYLLFPLLLEVFIFMLTTTVIALFGDDLAKNLTYPFYNAVRLIQLGNFVERVESIHVAFWILGLFIKLSLYLYVTALGISQVFQLKAYKPLLLPLVSIIIPMSTMLGKNIIELKEFNSFEIYPWYTMPFIFIIPLFLLLTAIVRKQGDYRS
- a CDS encoding Ger(x)C family spore germination protein; its protein translation is MKLRAIFCLLCIFLTLTLPGCWDRRELNTLSISHALGIDQLEDGQVQVSLQMAKPASMKSSLQKSSSGGGEEKAFWVVTTTGRTLFEALRNGRDRISRKSFFGRNKIIIIGEEAAKSGITPLLDMYIRRVDFRELSFVFVVRGKAQQFIEADSEQEKDPAKALENLAEATDLTSKAAKTTLLDVMKALSNETTAPFVAGLELVELPDSKKKIVKLSDTAVFKEDKLIGWFNEKETRGLLWIIGKVKSGVIVVESPDDESKKVALEIINASSKLKPDFIDGKPTMTVHVEELGNLGEQMSSINMATPENFKRLENRQAEVIREEINAALEKAQTLGVDIFKFGLEFHRKFPQEYQELKENWEKEFEKMTVNIEVKAKLNEIGLSVKPIEVDEE